The following coding sequences lie in one Cherax quadricarinatus isolate ZL_2023a unplaced genomic scaffold, ASM3850222v1 Contig1416, whole genome shotgun sequence genomic window:
- the LOC128689215 gene encoding pro-resilin-like — protein MAAARAAPQGYGVPGIGGSGGSGDQYSSAPANYNFQWDVSDAASGNDYGHGEQASNGIVQGKYYVRLPDTRLQNVEYTADDSGYHPVVTYEGQAQFGGGGGSSGQAGGYYP, from the exons ATGGCAGCGGCCAGGGCAGCCCCTCAGGGCTACGGCGTCCCAGGTATTGGTGGGTCTGGAGGCTCTGGGGACCAATATTCCTCTGCCCCCGCCAACTACAATTTCCAGTGGGACGTCAGCGACGCTGCTTCAGGCAATGACTACGGCCACGGAGAACAAGCAAGCAACGGGATCGTCCAGGGCAA GTACTACGTGAGACTGCCAGACACTCGTCTCCAGAATGTGGAGTACACCGCTGATGACTCCGGCTACCACCCCGTCGTCACCTACGAAGGCCAGGCCCAGTTTGGCGGCGGAGGTGGATCTTCTGGTCAAGCCGGAGGCTACTACCCATAG
- the LOC138851652 gene encoding pro-resilin-like, translating to MSLSPSFNTSTSILSLQTVALVLSVAVMAAARAAPQGYGVPGVGGSGGSGDQYASAPANYNFQWEVSDSTSGNDFGHGEQANNGVVQGRYYVRLPDTRLQNVEYTADGSGYHPVVTYEGQAQFGGGGGKGSGQAGGYYP from the exons ATGTCACTTTCACCATCCTTCAATACAAGTACTTCTATTCTCTCCCTTCAGACAGTGGCTCTGGTACTCTCTGTGGCGGTGATGGCGGCGGCCAGGGCGGCCCCTCAGGGCTATGGCGTCCCAGGTGTTGGTGGGTCTGGAGGATCCGGGGACCAGTATGCCTCTGCCCCCGCCAACTACAACTTCCAGTGGGAAGTAAGCGATTCTACTTCAGGCAATGACTTCGGCCACGGAGAACAAGCAAACAACGGGGTCGTCCAGGGCAG GTACTACGTGAGGCTGCCAGACACTCGTCTCCAGAATGTGGAGTACACCGCTGACGGCTCCGGCTACCACCCCGTCGTCACCTACGAAGGCCAGGCCCAGTTTGGTGGCGGAGGTGGAAAGGGATCTGGTCAAGCTGGAGGCTACTACCCCTAG
- the LOC128689271 gene encoding pro-resilin-like, translating to MKTVALVLSVAVMAAARAAPQGYGVPGTGGSGGSGDQYSSAPASYNFQWDISDATSGNDYGHGEQASNGIVQGRYYVRLPDTRLQNVEYTADGSGYHPVVTYEGQAQFGGGGGKGSGQAGGYYS from the exons ATGAAG ACAGTGGCTCTGGTACTCTCGGTGGCGGTGATGGCGGCGGCCAGGGCGGCCCCTCAGGGCTACGGCGTCCCAGGTACTGGTGGGTCTGGAGGATCTGGGGACCAATATTCCTCTGCCCCCGCCAGCTACAATTTCCAGTGGGACATCAGCGACGCTACTTCAGGCAATGACTACGGACACGGGGAACAAGCAAGCAACGGGATCGTCCAGGGCAG GTACTACGTGAGGCTGCCAGATACTCGTCTCCAGAATGTGGAGTACACCGCTGACGGCTCCGGCTACCACCCCGTCGTCACCTACGAAGGCCAGGCCCAGTTTGGCGGCGGAGGTGGAAAGGGATCTGGTCAAGCCGGAGGCTACTACTCCTAG